Proteins from a single region of Methanobacterium sp.:
- a CDS encoding cupin domain-containing protein, producing the protein EISVEEMAEYLNIDVETYKEYEDGVSDIPASILYEIAHKFDVDMGLLLTGEETRMHIFTITRKGKGAAVERRKQYKYENLAEKFIHKKAEPFIVTVEPKDETPSKNSHPGQEFDYVLEGTLKIYIHNNEIILNEGDSIFYDSSYEHAMEALNDKPARFLAIVM; encoded by the coding sequence GAAATAAGTGTTGAAGAAATGGCAGAATATCTGAATATTGATGTTGAAACCTACAAAGAATATGAAGATGGAGTTTCTGATATTCCTGCAAGCATTCTATATGAAATTGCGCATAAATTTGACGTTGATATGGGTCTGTTACTTACTGGTGAAGAGACAAGGATGCATATCTTCACAATCACAAGGAAAGGTAAAGGAGCTGCAGTAGAAAGGCGCAAGCAGTACAAATATGAGAACCTTGCTGAAAAATTCATTCACAAAAAAGCAGAACCTTTTATTGTTACTGTTGAACCAAAGGATGAAACACCTTCTAAAAATTCACATCCAGGACAGGAGTTTGATTATGTCCTTGAGGGGACTTTAAAGATTTACATACATAATAATGAGATTATTTTAAATGAAGGGGATTCAATATTCTATGATTCCTCATACGAGCATGCAATGGAAGCATTAAACGATAAACCAGCTAGATTCCTTGCAATAGTCATGTAA